One Brassica oleracea var. oleracea cultivar TO1000 chromosome C7, BOL, whole genome shotgun sequence genomic window carries:
- the LOC106301970 gene encoding receptor-like protein kinase 2, which yields MILRQMSSPHTLISSSSSSFFIFILCFSLSNAEQNPEASILYSWLHSSSLPPSSLSLFNWNSADNTPCNNNWTFVTCSPQGFVTDIDIQAVQVELPLPKNLPELRSLQKLTISGANVTGTIPESLGDCLALTVLDLSSNSLVGDIPWSLSKLRNLETLILNSNQLTGRIPPEISKCSKLKSLILFDNLLTGGIPSELGKLSGLEEIRIGGNKELSGKIPPEIGDCSNLTVLGLAETSVSGNLPSSLGNLKKLQTLSIYTTMISGEIPPELGNCSELVEIFLYENSLSGSIPREIAKLAKLEQLFLWQNSLVGGIPEDIGNCSNLKMIDLSLNLLSGSIPVSIGRLSFLEEFMISDNNFSGSIPTTISNCSSLVQLQLDKNKISGLIPTELGTLTKLTLFFAWSNQLEGSIPPGLADCTDLQALDLSRNALTGTIPSGLFMLRNLTKLLLISNSLSGSIPQEIGNCSSLVRLRLGFNRITGEIPTGIGSLKKLNFLDLSSNRLHGKVPDEIGSCSELQMIDLSNNSLQGSLPNAASSLSGLQVLDVSANQLSGKIPASLGRLASLNKLILGKNLFSGSIPGSLGMCSGLQLLDLGSNELSGEIPSELGDIENLEIALNLSSNRLSGKIPSKFASLNKLSILDISHNMLEGDLAPLANIENLVSLNISYNSFSGYLPDNKLFRQSPPQDLEGNKKLCSTSTKDSCFLAYGNSNGLADDKETSRARNLRLALALLISLTVVLMILGAVAVIRARRNNENERDSELGESYKWQFTPFQKLNFSVDQIIRCLVEPNVIGKGCSGVVYRADVDNGDVIAVKKLWPAMVNGGNDEKPDKNVRDSFSAEVKTLGTIRHKNIVRFLGCCWNRNTRLLMYDYMPNGSLGSLLHERRGSALDWDLRYRILLGAAQGLAYLHHDCLPPIVHRDIKANNILIGLDFEPYIADFGLAKLVDEGDIGRCSNTVAGSYGYIAPEYGYSMKITEKSDVYSYGVVVLEVLTGKQPIDPTVPEGLHLVDWVRQNRGSLEVLDSSLRSRTEAEADEMMQVLGTALLCVNASPDERPTMKDVAAMLKEIKQEREEYAKVDLLLKKSPPPTAKTQEEGSKNEMTVATASSSKEMRREERIVKSNNTGFSASSLLYSPSSSIE from the exons ATGATTTTGAGGCAAATGTCGTCTCCTCATACCTTAATCTCTTCTTCTTCTTCTTCATTCTTCATCTTCATCTTGTGTTTCTCTCTCTCTAATGCAGAGCAAAACCCGGAAGCTTCTATCCTCTACTCATGGCTTCACTCTTCTTCTCTTCCACCTTCCTCTCTTTCTCTCTTCAACTGGAACTCAGCCGACAACACTCCTTGCAACAACAACTGGACTTTCGTTACATGCTCACCTCAAGGCTTCGTCACGGACATCGACATTCAAGCCGTCCAAGTCGAGCTACCCTTGCCCAAGAATCTCCCGGAGCTTCGTTCTCTTCAGAAACTCACCATCTCCGGCGCTAACGTCACCGGGACTATACCGGAGAGCCTCGGTGACTGTCTCGCCCTCACGGTTCTCGACCTAAGCTCAAACAGTTTAGTGGGAGACATTCCTTGGAGCCTAAGCAAGCTTCGTAACCTAGAAACCCTAATACTCAACTCCAACCAGCTCACCGGGAGAATCCCACCGGAGATCAGTAAATGCTCCAAACTCAAGAGCTTGATCCTCTTCGATAATCTCCTCACCGGGGGTATCCCATCGGAGCTAGGGAAGCTCTCTGGTCTCGAAGAGATAAGAATCGGAGGAAACAAAGAACTCTCCGGGAAGATCCCACCGGAGATCGGAGACTGTTCTAACCTAACGGTTCTCGGCTTAGCAGAGACAAGCGTCTCCGGAAACTTACCTTCCTCTTTAGGTAACCTCAAGAAGCTGCAAACACTCTCTATCTACACAACGATGATAAGCGGAGAGATTCCTCCAGAGTTAGGCAACTGCTCTGAGCTAGTGGAGATCTTCTTGTACGAGAACAGCTTGTCCGGCTCAATCCCTCGAGAGATAGCGAAGCTCGCGAAGCTCGAACAGCTGTTCCTATGGCAGAACAGTCTCGTCGGTGGTATCCCTGAAGACATCGGAAACTGCAGCAACCTCAAGATGATAGACTTGTCTCTAAACCTCCTCTCCGGTTCGATTCCTGTCTCCATCGGCCGTTTGTCTTTTCTCGAAGAGTTTATGATCAGCGACAACAACTTCTCCGGTTCGATACCGACGACGATCTCCAACTGTTCGAGTCTTGTTCAGCTACAGCTCGACAAAAATAAGATCTCCGGTCTGATACCGACAGAGCTTGGAACGCTCACGAAGCTTACTCTGTTCTTCGCTTGGTCTAACCAGCTGGAAGGAAGCATCCCTCCCGGTTTAGCAGACTGTACCGATCTCCAAGCGTTGGATTTATCGCGTAACGCCTTAACCGGAACGATCCCTTCCGGTTTGTTTATGCTAAGGAACCTCACGAAGCTTCTCTTGATCTCAAACTCTCTCTCTGGTTCCATCCCTCAAGAGATTGGTAACTGCAGCTCTCTGGTGAGACTGAGACTAGGTTTCAACAGGATCACTGGAGAGATACCTACTGGTATTGGTTCGCTCAAGAAGCTGAACTTTCTTGACTTGTCGAGCAATAGGTTACACGGGAAGGTTCCTGATGAGATAGGAAGCTGCTCGGAGCTGCAGATGATTGATCTTAGTAACAACTCTCTTCAAGGCTCGTTGCCTAACGCGGCTTCTTCTCTGTCCGGTTTACAGGTTCTTGATGTTTCAGCTAACCAGCTTTCAGGCAAGATTCCCGCGAGCTTGGGGAGGCTTGCGTCGTTAAACAAACTGATCTTGGGAAAGAACTTGTTCTCGGGTTCGATCCCTGGTTCTCTAGGTATGTGTTCAGGGCTGCAGCTTCTTGATCTCGGAAGCAACGAGCTCTCTGGTGAGATTCCTTCGGAGCTTGGAGATATTGAGAATCTTGAAATCGCGTTGAACTTGAGTAGTAACAGACTCTCTGGGAAGATACCTTCGAAGTTTGCGTCTCTCAACAAGCTCTCGATTCTTGATATCTCCCACAACATGCTCGAAGGAGATCTTGCTCCACTAGCTAATATCGAGAATCTCGTCTCTCTCAACATCTCTTACAATAGCTTCTCTGGTTATCTTCCGGACAACAAGCTTTTCAGACAGTCACCTCCTCAAGATCTCGAAGGAAACAAGAAGCTCTGTTCCACGTCAACTAAAGATTCTTGTTTTCTCGCCTACGGCAATAGCAATGGACTTGCGGATGATAAGGAAACTTCTCGCGCAAGAAACCTCAGGTTAGCGCTCGCGCTTTTGATCTCCCTGACGGTTGTGCTGATGATTCTCGGCGCGGTTGCGGTGATCCGAGCGAGGAGGAACAACGAAAACGAAAGAGATTCGGAGCTTGGAGAATCATATAAATGGCAGTTCACACCGTTTCAGAAGCTCAACTTCTCCGTAGATCAGATCATAAGATGTTTGGTTGAGCCCAACGTGATCGGTAAAGGATGTTCAGGCGTAGTGTATCGCGCCGACGTGGACAACGGCGACGTTATAGCCGTGAAGAAGCTTTGGCCAGCGATGGTTAACGGCGGTAACGACGAGAAGCCTGATAAAAACGTGAGAGATTCGTTTTCAGCTGAAGTTAAAACACTTGGGACGATCAGACACAAGAACATCGTTAGGTTTCTTGGATGTTGTTGGAACAGGAACACAAGGCTTTTGATGTATGATTACATGCCTAATGGGAGCTTGGGGAGTTTGCTACATGAGAGACGAGGCTCTGCGCTTGATTGGGATCTTAGATACAGAATCTTGCTTGGTGCAGCTCAAGGTTTAGCTTATCTACACCATGATTGCCTCCCGCCCATTGTTCATCGTGATATCAAGGCCAATAACATTTTGATCGGTCTTGATTTTGAACCGTACATTGCGGATTTCGGTTTAGCTAAGCTTGTTGATGAAGGTGACATTGGCCGGTGTTCTAATACCGTCGCTGGATCTTATGGTTACATTGCCCCAG AGTATGGTTATAGCATGAAGATTACAGAGAAGAGTGATGTTTACAGCTACGGTGTGGTGGTTCTTGAAGTGTTGACTGGGAAGCAACCTATAGACCCAACGGTACCCGAAGGTCTTCACTTGGTGGATTGGGTGAGGCAGAATAGAGGCAGCCTCGAAGTTCTCGACTCGAGCCTGAGGTCTAGAACCGAGGCTGAAGCTGATGAGATGATGCAAGTGTTGGGCACTGCTTTGCTTTGTGTGAACGCGTCTCCTGACGAGAGACCCACTATGAAAGACGTTGCAGCTATGCTCAAGGAGATCAAGCAAGAGCGTGAAGAGTACGCAAAAGTTGACTTGCTTCTCAAGAAATCTCCCCCACCAACTGCGAAAACTCAGGAAGAAGGGAGTAAGAATGAGATGACGGTTGCTACAGCTTCGTCTTCTAAAGAGATGAGACGAGAAGAGAGAATAGTGAAGAGTAACAATACTGGTTTCTCTGCTTCTTCTCTGCTTTACTCCCCTTCTTCTTCGATTGAGTGA